Proteins encoded by one window of Rattus rattus isolate New Zealand chromosome 10, Rrattus_CSIRO_v1, whole genome shotgun sequence:
- the LOC116911266 gene encoding 60S ribosomal protein L17-like, whose translation MVRYSLDPENPTKSCKSRGSNLRVHFKNTQETAQAIKGMHIRKATKHLKDVTLKKQCVPFRRYNGGVGSCAQAKQWGWTQGRWPKKSAEFLPHMLKNAESDAELKGLDVDSLVIEHIQVNKAPKMCRRTYRAHGRINPSMSSSCHTEMILTEKEQIVPQPEEEVAQKKKISQKKLKKQKLMARE comes from the coding sequence ATGGTTCGTTACTCCCTTGACccagaaaaccccacaaaatcatgcaaatcaagaggCTCAAACCTTCGTGTTCACTTTAAGAACACCCAGGAAACTGCCCAGGCCATCAAGGGTATGCATATCCGCAAAGCCACCAAGCATCTGAAggatgtcactttaaagaagcaGTGTGTGCCATTCCGGAGGTATAATGGTGGAGTCGGTAGTTGTGCCCAAGCCAAACAGTGGGGCTGGACACAGGGACGGTGGCCAAAAAAGAGTGCTGAATTTTTGCCGCACAtgcttaaaaatgcagagagtGATGCTGAACTGAAGGGTTTGGATGTAGATTCTCTGGTCATTGAACACATCCAGGTGAACAAGGCACCTAAGATGTGCAGACGAACCTACAGAGCTCACGGCCGGATTAATCCATCCATGAGCTCCTCCTGCCACACCGAGATgatcctcactgagaaggaacagattgttccacagccagaagaggaggttgcacagaagaaaaagatatcccagaagaaactgaagaaacaaaaactcatggcaCGGGAATAA